In Serinicoccus marinus DSM 15273, the genomic stretch CTCGTCCTCGACGGGCACGCCGGCCTGGGTGTCCTCGTCGGAGTCGATGCTGCCGCCGACGAAGGTGCCCTGCTCGGGTCCTTGCGCATCCTTCGGTTGCTGGCTCATGACGTCAGCCTGCACCGCGCCGCACCCGGCGGCAACCGGGGCGGTCAGAGGCGACCGCGGTGGTGCACGTCCTCGGAGAGCCGGATGACCGCGTAGTAGAGCTCCAGGCTCATCCGGGCGAAGGCGAGGTAGACCAGGCCGATGATCGGCGAGGCGATGATGAGGAGCAGGCCGAGGATGATCCCGGCGCCGCCCTGGAACATCGAGCTGATCCCGGTGATGGCGATGCCGACCGTGAGGATCACCACGAGGACGGTCACGATCATGTAGACGATCTTGACGATGACCGGTGTGACGAAGGTGTCGAAGTTGAAGTCGAAGAGGGCGCTGAGACCCGCTGCGGTGTTCGGGCGCTGGGGCTGGTCCGGGGTGCCGTCCGGCTGCTGGGAGGTCATGGATCCAGCCTAGCGGGGGAGGTGCCGCCACATCACCGTCCCACGCTGCCAGACTTGCGGGTATGCCGGACCAGCCCGCCGACCGGGACCCCGACGCGCCGCCCGTGGTGGCGGTGGTGGGTCCGACGGCGACCGGGAAGTCGGACCTGGGGGTGCGGCTGGCGCTCGCGCTGGACGGCGAGGTCGTCTCGGCCGACGCCTCGCAGCTCTACCGGGAGATGGACCTCGGCACCGCCAAGCTCACGCTGCCCGAGCGGCAGGGGGTGCCGCACCACCAGCTCGACGTGCTCGACGCGCGCGAGGAGGCGAGCGTGGCGGCATACCAGCAGGCGGCCCGCGCCGACCTGGCCGCGATCCGGGCGCGCGGGCGGGTGCCCGTGGTCGTCGGCGGGTCCGGGCTCTACGTGCGGGCGCTGCTGGACCGGCTCGAGATCCCCCCGACCGATCCGCGCGTCCGGGCGGCCTGGGAGGGCGAGCTGGAGGCGAGGGGCGCCGAGGCGCTGCACGCGCTGCTGGCCGGGCGCGACCCGGCGGCGGCCGCACGGATCGAGCCGCGCAACGGCCGGCGGGTGGTGCGGGCGCTGGAGGTGATCGAGCTCACCGGGCGACCGTTCAGCGCCACCCTGCCGACGCGCGAGCTGGTCGAGCCGACGGTGATTCTCGGGCTGCGGGCGGACCGGGACGTCCTGGACGCGAGGATCGCGCGCCGCGCGGCGCGGATGTGGGAGGACGGGCTGCTCAAGGAGGTGCGCGGTCTCGAGCGGGAGGGGCTGCGGGAGGGGCGGACCGCCTCGCGGGCGGTGGGGTATGCCCAGGCGCTGCGCCAGCTCGACGGCGAGCTCGGAGAGGCCGAGGCGGTCGAGGACACCGCGGCCGCGACCCGCCGGCTGGCCCGCCGGCAGCAGTCGTGGTTCGGCCCCGACCCGAGGGTGACGTGGCTCGAGCACGACGCGCCGGACCTGCTCGACCGGGCGCTCGCGGTGGTCGCCGCCGGGTGAGACGGCGGGTCAGGCGCGGGCGACGCGCAGCACCCGGAAGCCCTTGCTGCTCGCCTCCCGGGTGACCTGCACCGGGCCCATCGCCGGAGGGAGGCTGGTCTGCAGCCAGGTCTGCAGCGAGTCGGCGCCGAGGTTCTTCTGGACGACGAGGTAGGCCGCCGCGTCGTCGTGCTCGGCGAGCCGGGGCAGCCAGGTGAGCAGCAACTCGTGCAGCGCCTGCTTGCCGACCCGGATCGGGGGGTTGGACCAGATGAGGTCGAGGCGGGTCTGCGGGTCGACGTCGTCGGGGCGGTCGACCCGGACCTCGCCGCAGTCGAGGGAGGCGGCGTTACGCCGGGCGAGGTCGAGGGCCCGCTCATTGACGTCCACGGCGTGCACCCGGGCGTCGGGCGACTCCAGCGCCAGGGTGAGGGCGAGCGGCCCCCAGCCGCAGCCGAGGTCGAGGAAGGTGCCGGCGGCCGGCGGGGCGGGCGCCTGGTCGAGCAGCACGCGGGTGCCCTTGTCGATCCCGTCGGGGGAGAAGATGCCGGCGGCCGTCACCACCTCGACATCGCGGCCCGCCAGGCGGGTCCGCACGTGCCGCAGGCCGTCGTCGGAGGCCGGCTGGGCGGAGAAGTAGTGGTCGGTCGGCATCGCCGCCAGTCTCCCACCTCGCCCCACGGGTCGTCCCCACCCCTGCGGGTCGCCCCCACCCCCGCGGGGCGCCACCACCCCCGCGGATCCTCGCTCGGCCCCCGCCTACGACGGCGGGGATCGCGACGAAGCGTGGGGCCGCCCACGAAGAGTGTGGCTGGTGACCTCAGCGACGACCCGCATAACCAGACTGCTGCCCGGCTCGGGGATGGCGACGCTCGTCGTGCACACCGTCAGCCTGCGGACCCGGTTCGTGTCCGTCGACCTGGAGCTTATGGACCGGGCTCCGGCCACGGTGCAGGAGGCACGGGCGATCGCCTCGCGCCACCTCAGCGGTGACGCCCTGGAGGCCAATCTGCAGTTCGCCGAGGACCATCTCGGGGAGGAGGAACGCTTCACCTTCACGCCGACGCGCTACCGCTTCGCGGACCTGAGGATGCGAGCACCGCGGGTTCGCGGGCAACAAATCTCTGGCTCCTGGCGTTGCACCAGTGAGAGGCTGCGGTGAGACCACCCAGCCGGGACGACGTGAGCCGGGGCGCGGGCATACCTGCGAGCACCGGACCAGAAGGAGATCATGGCCCAGCCGCACGACGACACCACAGCCCAGCGCCGCCAGCTGCTCGACCGCCGTGCCGAGGCGCTCGGCGAGGACAGTGACATCGACCTGCGCGAGGTGGACTGGGGGTCCTGGGGGGAGGAGACCGCGCGGGACGGTGACCAGCTCGACCGCGAGGAGCGCGCCGCGCTGCGCCGCGTCGCCGGGCTGTCCACCGAGCTCGAGGACGTCACCGAGGTCGAGTATCGCCAGCTGCGGCTGGAACGCGTCGTGCTCGCCTCCGTCTGGGAGGACAACGGGCAGACCACGCTGGCCGACGCGGAGAACTCACTGCGCGAGCTCGCGGCCCTCGCCGAGACCGCGGGGTCGACCGTCCTCGAGGGCGTGATCCAGCGACGGCAGAAGCCGGACCCGGCGACCTACCTCGGCAGCGGCAAGGCCGCCGAGCTGCGGGAGATCGTCGCCGCCGAGGGCGCCGACACCGTCGTCTGCGACGGCGAGCTCGGGCCCTCCCAGCGGCGTGCCCTGGAGGACGTCGTCAAGGTCAAGGTCATCGACCGCACCGCGCTGATCCTCGACATCTTCGCCCAGCACGCGAAGAGCAAGGAGGGCCGGGCCCAGGTCGAGCTGGCGCAGCTGCAGTACCTCCTGCCGCGGCTGCGCGGGTGGGGTGACTCGATGTCACGGCAGGCCGGTGGCCGGGTCGCCGGCGGTGAGGGCATCGGCTCCCGCGGCCCCGGTGAGACCAAGATCGAGCTGGACCGGCGCCGCATCAACACCCGCATCGCCAAGCTGCGTCGCGACATCACCGGCATGAAGACGGTGCGCGACACCAAGCGCTCCTCCCGCCGCACCAACAAGGTGCCCAGCGTCGCGATCGTCGGCTACACCAACGCCGGCAAGTCCTCGCTGCTCAACCGGCTCACCGGGGCGGGCGTGCTGGTGCAGAACCAGCTCTTCGCCACGCTGGACCCGACTGTCCGGCGCACCGAGAGCGAGGAGGGCCGGGCCTACACGCTCTCCGACACCGTCGGCTTCGTGAAGCGGCTGCCGCACCAGCTGGTCGAGGCCTTCCGCTCCACGCTGGAGGAGGCGGCCGACGCCGACGTGCTCCTGCACGTCGTCGACGGCGCGCACCCGGACCCGGAGGGCCAGGTCGACGCGGTGCACGCCGTGCTCGCCGAGATCGACGAGGGTGCCGCCCTGAAGATCCCCGAGGTCGTGGCGGTCAACAAGGCCGACCTCGCGGACCCGGAGGTGCTCGACCGGCTGCGGCGGGCCTACCCGCGGTGGTCGTCGTCTCGGCGAAGACCGGTGACGGGGTGCAGGAGCTGCTGGAGGCGGTCGAGGCGGCGCTGCCGCGCCCGGAGATCCTCGTCGACGTCCTGCTGCCCTACGACCGAGGCGACCTCGTCGCCCGGCTCTACGACGAGGGCGAGATCCTGCGCGAGGAGCACACGGCCGAGGGCACCCGGGTCGAGGCCAAGGTCGACGCCGACCTGCACGGGCAGCTCGGCGCCTACGCCGTCTGAGCCTCCCCGCCCTCTCGGGAGTGACCACGGCAGAGCACAAGCCTCATCGGGATGTTCGCCGATCGAGGTCGTGCTACCCCGACGTCGGTCCGGGGTCCGCCGGGGGTTCGGGCACCCTCTGCCGGGGCTTACACGGTCCGGGTATGCCGCCAACCGTCCGGTTGCTCATCCGGCGAGCTCCACGACTTCGGCGGCACAGCCCCAGCTGAGGGTCACGCCGGCGCCGCCGTGGCCGTAGCAGTGGATGACGTCACCCACCCGCTCGACCCGCACCTGCGGGCGCACCGGTCGCAGGCCGACGGCGTGCCGCAGCACCCGCGCCCCGGCGAGGGCGGGCACCAGCGCGGCGGCGCGCGCGAGGATGTTCTCGGCGGTGGCGGGATCGGGCTCGCGGTCCCGCTCGCCGGGCTGGTCGGTGCCGCCCAGCACGATGTCGTCGCGGGGGGGACGACGTAGGTCGGGCCGCCGGGCGCACCCGGGTCGAGCCACCACTGCTCCAGCCCCACCTGCTCGACGACCACCACCTGGCCACGGACCGGTGACAGGGTCGGGTCGGCGACGAGCCGCTCGGCGCCGAGCCCGGAGGCGTTGACGACCACGTCGACGCCCTCGTCCTCGCTCTCGGGCAGCCGGTCCAGGTAGGCCCGGGTCAGGGTGCCGCCGAGCTGCTCCAGACGCGCCGCCAGCCATCTCAGGTGCGTCCCCATCTCCGCCACGGGCGCCGTGAACCGCCAGCCACCGGCATACCCGGGCACGTCGGTGACGTGGGTGAGGTCGGGGACCGCGTCGGCCCACCACGGGTCGGGCTGTCGCGTGCGAAGCAGCTCGGTGCCGGAGCGCATCGCGACGCCGGTCGCCGGGTCCTGCGCCAGGTCGGCGAGGACGCCGTAGGTCGTGGCGGACCAGGCGGTGACCCGGTCCTGCGGGAGCGCGCGGTAGGGGTACCACAGAGCGGCGGCCACCGCGGAGGTCGTGGCCGGCGGCGGGTCGGCGGCCACGACGTCGACCCGGTGACCGGCCTCCAGCAGCCGGATGGCGCAGGTCAGCCCGACCACCCCGGCCCCGACCACCAGCACCGCTCGCATCGGCGCAGTGTGGCACAGCCCGACCGGTCCGGGCGGGGGAGCGGGAGGACCTGGGCTGGTCAGCCGCCGAAGTCGTCCGAGGCGACCTCGGAGTCGTCCTCGGCGATCGCGCGCACCACCCGCCGGGCGACCTCGTCCGGCTCGAGCCCGTCGGGAAGCTTCGGTGCCTCGCCGTGGATGGCGCGGTCGACCAGCCCGGTCTCGGTGTGCGGCGGCCGCACGTCGATGACCCGCACCTTCGCGCGCCGCAGCTCGGTCGCCAGCGCTCGGTCGAGGGCGGTGAGCGCGCCCTTGCTCGCGGAGTAGGCGCCCATGCCGGCCATCGGCCGCTCGGCGAGGATGGCGCTGAGGTTGACGACGAAGCCCTGCGACTCCTGGACCAGCGGCAGCAGTCGGCGCAGCAGGAAGGCGGGGCCGATGACGTTGGTGGCGAAGACCTCCTCGATCACCTCGTCGGGGGTGTCGACGAGCGCGCCGAAGGCGGCCACGCCGGCGGCGTTGACGACGCCGTCGAGCCCACCGAGGTGCTCCCGGGCGGCCTCGGCGACCAGGTCGCCCGCGCCCGCGTCCACCAGGTCGGCCACCACCACGGGGGCGTCCAGGCCGGTGTCGCGGAGCCGTTGCTCGTCGCGGCCCACGAGCAGCAGGCTGGCACCGTGGTCGGCGAGGTGCTGGGCGATGCGTGAGCCGAGGGCGCCGCTGGCACCCACGACGGCGACGCGCTGGCCGGAGAGGTCACGTGCAGGCATACCTCCACGCTAGACGCGCGGGCGTGGGCCGTCCTGCCGGGGCCTCACCGTGTGGGCTGACGACGGCGCGCGTGTGGCACGCTGGCGGCCGTGAGCACCGCTGAGCACGACCGCCTCGCCGACTCCGACGACTCGCGCGCCGCCTGGCGGCACTGGGGGCCCTACGTCTCGGCCCGGCAGTGGGGGACGGTCCGGGAGGACTACTCCGCCGACGGCAACGCCTGGGAGCACCTTCCCTTCGACCACGCCCACCTGCGCGCCTACCGCTGGGGCGAGGACGGCCTGGCCGGGCTGTGCGACGTCGACGGCTTCCTCAACCTGGGGCTCGCGCTGTGGAACGGCCGGGACGACCGGCTCAAGGAGCGGCTCTTCGGCCTGACCAACCCGCAGGGCAACCACGGCGAGGACGTCAAGGAGTACTGGTGGGCGCTGGAGGGGACGCCGACCCACAGCTACGCGTCGTGGCTCTACCGCTACCCGCAGGCGGCCTTCCCCTACGAGGAGCTGGTCCGCGTCAACGGCGAGCGAGCGCGGCGTGGCCGACGAGGAGTACGAGCTCGCCGACACCCAGGTGCTCGACGAGGACCGCTTCTTCGACGTCCAGGTCACGCACGCCAAGGCCAGCCCGAGCGACATCTGCGTCGAGATCACCGCCACCAACCACGGGCCGGATCCCGCTGCGCTGCACCTGGTCCCGCAGCTGTGGTTCCGCAACACGTGGAGCTGGGGGCTCGACGAACGTCGTCCGCGGCTGTGGGCGGGCGACCCGCGCGAGGGGTATGACGTCGCGATCGTCGGCGAGCACCACGAGCTGGGTCGGGTGCGGCTCTCGGGGTCGGCGGGCCCGGGCGCCGAGGGTGCGCAAGCCCGACTTCTCTTCTGCGACAACGAGACCAACGTCGCCGCGCTCTACGGCGAGGGCGCCGTCCGGGAGGGGACGACGGCCTACCCCAAGGACGCGATCAACAGGGCCGTCGTCCACGGGCACGCCGACGCCACCAACCCGGACCAGGAGGGCACCAAGGCGGCCCTGTGGTGGGCCTTTGAACAGGTCGCGCCGGGTGCGAGCGTGACGGTCCGGCTACGGCTGACCGATCTGGACGGGGAGCCTTCTCCCGCAGCGGGATTCGAGGACGTCCTCGCCGCTCGCCGCCGGGAGTGCGACGCGTTCTACGCCGCGGTGATCCCCGCCGGCACCAGCGAGGAAGACACCCTGATCGCGCGCCGCGCCTTCGCGGGGTTGCAGTGGGGCAAGCAGCTCTACCTCTACGACCTGCGTCGCTGGATCGAGGGAGACCCGGCGCAGCCGCCGCCCCCACCGCAGCGGCATACCCGACAGTCCGGCCGCAACACCCGCTGGCGGCACGTCAACCTCGCCGAGGTCATCTCGATGCCCGACGAGTGGGAGTACCCCTGGTTCGCCACCTGGGACCTCGCCTTCCACTGCGTCGCCCTCGCCCACGTCGACCCGTTCTTCGCCAAGTGGCAGCTGCTGCTCATGTGCCGCGAGTGGGTCATGCACCCCAACGGTCAGCTGGCGGCCTACGAGTGGAACTTCTCCGACGTGAACCCGCCCGTGCACCCCTGGGCCGCGTGGCAGGTCTACAGCATCGACGGCGGGCGGGACCGCGACTTCCTGCAGCGGATCGTGCTCAAGATGCTGCTCAACTTCCCGTGGTGGGTGAACCGCAAGGACTCCGAGGGCTCCAACGTCTTCGAGGGCGGCTTCCTCGGCATGGACAACGTCGGGCTCTTCGACCGCAGCGAGGCGCTGCCGGGCGGGCAGCGGCTGGAGCAGGCCGACGCCACGGCCTGGATGGGGATGTTCTGCCTCAAGATGCTGCGGATGTCGGCCGAGTTGGCGCGCGAGGACGACGCGTGGGACGAGGTGTCCACCAAGTTCCTCGTGCACTTCCTTGCGATCGCCGAGGCGCTGGACGACTTCGGCACGCACCACACCTCGCTGTGGGACGCCGAGGACGAGTTCTTCCACGACGTGCTCGTCGCTGACGACGGCACCGCGCACCGGATGCCGGTGCGCTCGATGGTCGGGCTGCTGCCGCTCACCGGCATCTCGATCGTCCCGAACTGGGTGGCGACCGAGCTGCCGGACCTCACCGACTTCTTCCAGGGATGGACCGAACGGCGCCCCGAGCTCGCCGACGCGCTCATCCACACCAACCACCGCGGGTATGCGCTGCGCACCCTGTCGCTCATCTCCCGGGACCAGTGGCAGGCGCTGCTGGCGCCGCTGCTCGACGAGGGCGAGTTCCTCGGGCCGCACGGGATCCGCTCGCTGTCCGCGGCGCACCGCGACGGGGTCGAGGTCGCCATCGCGGGGCACCACCTGTCGCTGCGCTACGTGCCCGGCGAGTCCGACTCGGGGATGTTCGGCGGCAACTCCAACTGGCGCGGACCGGTCTGGCTGCCGGTCAACGCGCTGCTGCTGGACGCCCTGCGGATCTACGGCCGCGGTGCCGGGGCCGGGGTCGAGGTGGAGTACCCCACCGGGTCAGGGCGCCGGATGGGGATGGAGCAGGTCGCGCACCAGGTCGAGGAGCGGCTGGTCTCGCTCTTCCGCCCCGGGCCGGACGGGCGGCGGCCCAGTACGCCGCGGCACCACCCGACCGGGCCGTTGTGGGACGCCCACCCGACCTTCAGCGAGTACTTCCACGGCGACGACGGTCGCGGCCTCGGTGCCTCGCACCAGACCGGCTGGACCGCGCTCGTGGCGCACTTCATCTGCGCGCCGGACGGCATACCGAACCGCTGACGCGTGGCGCTCAGGGTGAGCGGTAGGCGGTGACCGAGTGGTCCTGGGAGACGACCCGCAGCTCGGTGCCGTCCACCTCCACCTCGGCGCCGACGTGCATGGCCAGCGGCCAGGTGACGGTGTCCGAGCCGTCGGGCGTGCTGGGGTCGACGACGCCCACTCGGCTGACGCTGCGGCGCTCGCCGAGGGTCAGCACGTCGACCGAACCGGCGCCGTCGTCCCAGGTGACCAGGTCCTCCGGCGCCGGGCTCGCCTCGCCGGTCTCCAGGTCCACGACGAGCGCGTCCTCGCCGGTGCCGACCACGGCGGTGCCCTCGGTCCCGGGG encodes the following:
- a CDS encoding class I SAM-dependent methyltransferase, whose amino-acid sequence is MPTDHYFSAQPASDDGLRHVRTRLAGRDVEVVTAAGIFSPDGIDKGTRVLLDQAPAPPAAGTFLDLGCGWGPLALTLALESPDARVHAVDVNERALDLARRNAASLDCGEVRVDRPDDVDPQTRLDLIWSNPPIRVGKQALHELLLTWLPRLAEHDDAAAYLVVQKNLGADSLQTWLQTSLPPAMGPVQVTREASSKGFRVLRVARA
- the miaA gene encoding tRNA (adenosine(37)-N6)-dimethylallyltransferase MiaA — translated: MPDQPADRDPDAPPVVAVVGPTATGKSDLGVRLALALDGEVVSADASQLYREMDLGTAKLTLPERQGVPHHQLDVLDAREEASVAAYQQAARADLAAIRARGRVPVVVGGSGLYVRALLDRLEIPPTDPRVRAAWEGELEARGAEALHALLAGRDPAAAARIEPRNGRRVVRALEVIELTGRPFSATLPTRELVEPTVILGLRADRDVLDARIARRAARMWEDGLLKEVRGLEREGLREGRTASRAVGYAQALRQLDGELGEAEAVEDTAAATRRLARRQQSWFGPDPRVTWLEHDAPDLLDRALAVVAAG
- a CDS encoding DUF4282 domain-containing protein — its product is MTSQQPDGTPDQPQRPNTAAGLSALFDFNFDTFVTPVIVKIVYMIVTVLVVILTVGIAITGISSMFQGGAGIILGLLLIIASPIIGLVYLAFARMSLELYYAVIRLSEDVHHRGRL
- a CDS encoding SDR family NAD(P)-dependent oxidoreductase; the protein is MPARDLSGQRVAVVGASGALGSRIAQHLADHGASLLLVGRDEQRLRDTGLDAPVVVADLVDAGAGDLVAEAAREHLGGLDGVVNAAGVAAFGALVDTPDEVIEEVFATNVIGPAFLLRRLLPLVQESQGFVVNLSAILAERPMAGMGAYSASKGALTALDRALATELRRAKVRVIDVRPPHTETGLVDRAIHGEAPKLPDGLEPDEVARRVVRAIAEDDSEVASDDFGG
- a CDS encoding MGH1-like glycoside hydrolase domain-containing protein, producing MPDEWEYPWFATWDLAFHCVALAHVDPFFAKWQLLLMCREWVMHPNGQLAAYEWNFSDVNPPVHPWAAWQVYSIDGGRDRDFLQRIVLKMLLNFPWWVNRKDSEGSNVFEGGFLGMDNVGLFDRSEALPGGQRLEQADATAWMGMFCLKMLRMSAELAREDDAWDEVSTKFLVHFLAIAEALDDFGTHHTSLWDAEDEFFHDVLVADDGTAHRMPVRSMVGLLPLTGISIVPNWVATELPDLTDFFQGWTERRPELADALIHTNHRGYALRTLSLISRDQWQALLAPLLDEGEFLGPHGIRSLSAAHRDGVEVAIAGHHLSLRYVPGESDSGMFGGNSNWRGPVWLPVNALLLDALRIYGRGAGAGVEVEYPTGSGRRMGMEQVAHQVEERLVSLFRPGPDGRRPSTPRHHPTGPLWDAHPTFSEYFHGDDGRGLGASHQTGWTALVAHFICAPDGIPNR